A single region of the Nitrospiraceae bacterium genome encodes:
- a CDS encoding slipin family protein: protein MPLLIPLFLFLLLIYVSFKRVMEYERLVVFVLGKFHIVKGPGIRIVVPILQQMVRVNLQIVTMEVPSQDIITRDNISVKVSAVIFLRVVDPQRAVLAVQDYLYSTSQIAQTTLRSILGQSQLDDLLAKREEINAELQRIIDQQTEPWGVKVSAVEVKNVDLPQEMQRAIARQAEAERERRAKIIHAEGEFQAAQKLADAADVIGRNPAALQLRYLQTLVEIAAEKNSTTIFPIPIDTIAPFFKWLGQK, encoded by the coding sequence TACTGATCTACGTCAGCTTCAAGCGTGTCATGGAATACGAACGCTTGGTTGTATTCGTCCTCGGGAAATTTCACATAGTGAAAGGACCAGGGATCCGAATCGTCGTCCCGATCCTGCAGCAAATGGTCCGTGTGAATCTCCAAATCGTTACCATGGAGGTTCCCTCTCAGGACATCATCACACGCGACAACATTTCCGTCAAAGTGAGCGCGGTGATTTTTCTGCGCGTCGTAGATCCGCAACGCGCTGTTTTGGCCGTCCAAGACTATCTCTACTCCACTTCGCAAATCGCCCAGACAACGCTGCGGAGCATCCTCGGTCAGAGCCAGCTGGATGATTTGCTAGCCAAGCGCGAAGAGATTAACGCCGAGTTGCAACGCATCATCGACCAGCAAACCGAGCCCTGGGGCGTCAAAGTCAGCGCGGTAGAAGTCAAGAACGTCGACCTTCCGCAGGAAATGCAACGCGCCATTGCGCGGCAGGCTGAAGCGGAACGGGAGCGTCGTGCCAAGATCATCCATGCCGAGGGCGAGTTTCAGGCCGCTCAAAAACTGGCAGATGCGGCCGACGTCATCGGCCGGAATCCTGCGGCGCTGCAACTGCGCTACCTGCAAACGCTCGTGGAAATTGCTGCAGAAAAGAACTCCACAACGATCTTCCCCATTCCGATCGATACCATCGCTCCCTTCTTCAAATGGCTGGGCCAAAAGTAG
- a CDS encoding sigma-70 family RNA polymerase sigma factor, which produces MDDELISNGDTENQHQVPKDVDADDAEASDLLDVIERDSAEAKNEQERLSAKASDRSSNGPFLLESLYFRSFGERALLTREEEVALAKQIDYGTRTIRATLHQALRLLGRVKRSDMLLDAQRTLQAVRRLSGLSATALDQAEHSLQRVITSGPQPTKVPRMLTKQLTACLASLRSSRGILEKGKDELVRCNLRLVVDVAKRYTGRGLTLLDLVQEGNIGLMKAAERYQYRKGFKFSTYATWWIRQGITRALADQSRTIRIPVHQTEASHRILRVTRRLGQQLGRPARLEEIAQVLRMRPDRLHETVQAFQEPVALEHLVGGGDTEFGELLPDLQAVSPDEYVHRTERTHQLDRILETLTPREQMVIRLRFGIGQDQPRTLEQVGQSLSVTRERIRQIEAKALKKLKTPEVKEMFAAIR; this is translated from the coding sequence ATGGATGATGAGCTGATTTCCAACGGCGACACCGAAAATCAACATCAGGTTCCGAAAGATGTCGATGCGGATGATGCGGAGGCCAGTGACCTCCTCGATGTGATTGAACGCGATTCAGCCGAAGCGAAGAACGAGCAAGAACGCCTGTCCGCCAAGGCGAGCGACAGATCGTCGAATGGTCCGTTTCTTTTGGAATCATTGTACTTCCGATCATTCGGGGAACGGGCGCTTCTCACACGAGAGGAAGAAGTCGCGCTGGCGAAACAAATCGATTACGGTACCAGAACCATTCGTGCGACGTTACACCAGGCCTTGCGATTGCTTGGGAGAGTGAAACGATCCGACATGCTGCTCGATGCCCAGCGAACGCTCCAGGCAGTCCGTCGTTTGAGCGGGCTTTCCGCCACCGCGCTCGACCAGGCGGAACACAGCTTGCAACGTGTCATCACGTCAGGCCCTCAGCCGACCAAAGTTCCACGGATGCTCACCAAACAATTGACGGCATGCCTGGCTTCCCTGCGGTCATCGCGCGGGATTCTCGAGAAAGGCAAGGATGAATTGGTCCGGTGCAATCTCCGCCTCGTCGTTGATGTAGCCAAACGTTACACAGGTCGGGGACTGACATTGTTGGATCTGGTCCAAGAAGGAAATATCGGATTGATGAAGGCAGCCGAACGGTATCAGTACCGCAAAGGATTCAAATTCAGCACCTATGCGACCTGGTGGATTCGTCAAGGCATCACACGTGCACTGGCCGACCAATCTCGAACGATCCGAATCCCCGTCCACCAAACAGAAGCGTCACACCGCATTCTCCGCGTCACCAGACGGCTCGGACAACAGCTCGGTCGTCCGGCACGCCTGGAAGAGATCGCCCAAGTCCTACGGATGCGACCGGACCGGCTTCATGAAACTGTGCAGGCGTTTCAGGAACCGGTCGCGCTCGAACACCTGGTTGGAGGCGGTGACACGGAATTTGGAGAGTTGCTGCCTGACCTCCAGGCTGTATCGCCAGATGAATACGTTCATCGGACGGAACGGACTCACCAGCTCGACCGGATTCTCGAAACACTTACTCCGCGCGAACAAATGGTGATTCGTCTCCGCTTCGGAATTGGGCAGGATCAACCCAGGACGCTCGAACAAGTAGGACAGAGTCTTTCAGTGACGCGCGAACGAATCCGGCAGATCGAGGCGAAGGCGCTGAAGAAACTCAAGACGCCGGAAGTCAAAGAGATGTTTGCTGCAATCAGATAA
- a CDS encoding trypsin-like peptidase domain-containing protein, producing MKNATARQAYQSSSFLSLLALLFLFAASLDSPVVWANPGVPLPPQEGKSLSVPAVVEKVRPSVVTILTRGVPATPSQGQSGSGSGLIIDENGYILTNNHLVAGVKSLVVGLSTGRLTPGRVVARDFLLDLALVKITAPDLVPATLSPAPSLNIGEAVVAIGNPLAMRGGPTVTVGVVSALDRSVLTPDGESLYDLIQTDAAINPGNSGGPLVDLSGQVIGINVIIAPSAQAISYAISMEAIYPHIQSMIVRGTVLRPELGFTPVTLTPSIMASFGLEGDRGVLVLNVDGTKPAALAGLQQGDIITALDHHQLYNVGDFWNALRRTGDQPTIQLTIQGKAGQSIITISKPTLPKATS from the coding sequence ATGAAGAACGCAACCGCGAGGCAGGCATACCAGTCGAGTTCTTTTCTTTCGCTTCTTGCCCTTCTGTTCCTTTTCGCCGCATCACTAGACAGCCCCGTCGTTTGGGCCAATCCGGGTGTTCCGCTCCCACCGCAAGAGGGTAAGTCTCTCTCTGTTCCCGCGGTCGTGGAAAAAGTTCGTCCTTCCGTCGTGACAATCCTCACCCGGGGAGTACCTGCAACTCCCTCGCAAGGTCAATCCGGTTCGGGTTCTGGATTAATCATTGATGAGAACGGATATATTCTGACCAACAACCATCTCGTGGCAGGCGTCAAAAGTCTCGTGGTCGGCCTCTCGACGGGTCGTCTCACACCAGGACGTGTCGTGGCCCGTGACTTTCTGCTCGACCTTGCCCTCGTCAAAATCACTGCCCCGGACTTAGTCCCAGCCACGTTGAGCCCGGCTCCATCACTCAACATCGGGGAAGCCGTCGTGGCTATCGGCAATCCCCTCGCCATGAGAGGTGGGCCCACCGTCACCGTCGGTGTCGTCAGCGCTCTTGATCGTTCCGTCCTCACTCCAGACGGCGAATCCCTCTACGACCTGATTCAAACGGATGCAGCCATCAATCCTGGTAATAGTGGTGGCCCACTGGTTGATCTTTCAGGGCAAGTGATCGGGATCAATGTCATCATCGCCCCGTCTGCTCAGGCGATCAGCTACGCGATTTCGATGGAGGCCATCTACCCGCACATTCAGTCGATGATTGTGCGAGGCACTGTGCTCCGCCCGGAATTAGGGTTTACCCCTGTCACGCTCACTCCGAGCATCATGGCCAGTTTTGGTCTTGAAGGCGACCGGGGCGTCTTGGTCCTGAACGTTGACGGCACCAAACCTGCGGCGCTTGCGGGTCTACAACAGGGCGATATCATTACCGCGCTCGATCATCACCAGCTCTATAACGTGGGGGATTTCTGGAATGCACTGCGGCGCACGGGGGACCAGCCTACCATCCAGCTGACAATTCAGGGAAAGGCAGGTCAGTCAATCATCACAATCTCGAAGCCGACATTACCGAAGGCAACTTCGTGA
- the lipB gene encoding lipoyl(octanoyl) transferase LipB, with product MTQTHLTTSIDDHLERVITRSPHDATRSAAICEFTEPVPYADAWKLQKQLHEDRVADRRPDTLLLLEHSPVFTAGRTSQASHWRCGETDLHASGPQIHPVDRGGALTYHGPGQLVGYPILRLTHYASGPRQYVRLLEDVIIDTLRFWKIHGYRVDKKPGVWVQLPEQEAKIAAIGVRIERAVTLHGFALNVDMDLSPFSRIVPCGLAGCRVTSMAEAIGSTVPLAAVRSALRQTFSHAFNCEWTSGMSGPLEEMGPAR from the coding sequence GTGACTCAGACTCACCTGACCACCTCCATCGATGACCATCTCGAGAGAGTGATCACGCGCTCGCCTCACGATGCAACTCGGTCGGCGGCCATATGCGAGTTTACCGAGCCAGTTCCTTATGCTGATGCCTGGAAGCTTCAGAAGCAGCTGCATGAGGATCGGGTCGCTGATCGTCGGCCGGACACGCTGCTGCTTCTCGAACACTCGCCCGTATTTACCGCGGGTCGTACCTCCCAAGCTTCGCACTGGAGGTGTGGAGAGACAGACCTCCACGCCTCTGGTCCACAGATTCATCCGGTCGACCGTGGAGGCGCTCTGACTTACCATGGCCCAGGACAACTGGTTGGATATCCCATCCTCCGGCTTACTCACTATGCCTCAGGGCCACGACAATACGTGCGACTGCTCGAAGATGTGATCATCGACACGCTCCGATTCTGGAAGATTCACGGCTATCGCGTAGACAAGAAGCCAGGAGTGTGGGTGCAGCTCCCTGAACAAGAGGCCAAGATCGCGGCCATCGGAGTCCGGATTGAACGAGCCGTGACCCTCCACGGATTTGCCCTCAATGTCGACATGGACCTGTCTCCTTTTTCTCGAATCGTGCCCTGCGGGCTTGCAGGCTGTCGCGTGACCTCGATGGCGGAAGCAATCGGTTCGACGGTGCCGCTCGCTGCTGTACGGTCGGCGTTGCGACAGACCTTCTCACATGCGTTCAATTGTGAATGGACTTCGGGAATGAGTGGGCCGCTCGAAGAGATGGGACCAGCGAGGTGA
- a CDS encoding Glu/Leu/Phe/Val dehydrogenase has translation MNELDTPTFRLAVAQFDRAAEAMNLDKNLRERLKLPQRSLVVSLPVRMDDGRVEVFTGYRVQHDSSRGPSKGGIRYHPDVNLGEVAALAMWMTWKCALADLPYGGAKGGVKVSPKRLSRAELQRLTRRYAAEIFPLIGPEKDVPAPDVGTDAQVMAWIMDTYSQQVGYAVPGVVTGKPLSIGGSLGREEATGRGVVYITLEALRHLKIDVRNTTVAIQGFGNVGSHTALIMRECGARVIAVSDVTGGLYNPAGLNIPELLRRYKTAGEPLKDTKLGDAITNEELLQLDCTVLVPAALSEQITTRNAAQLRCRVLVEGANGPTTLEADQILADKGVFILPDVLANSGGVIVSYFEWVQDVQRFFWKAKDIQERLQEIQSSAFHRTLQFATTQKTSMRMAALMSGIDKVAQAHLQRGLYP, from the coding sequence ATGAATGAACTCGACACGCCGACATTCCGACTTGCTGTGGCGCAATTCGACCGCGCGGCAGAAGCGATGAACCTCGATAAGAATCTGCGCGAGCGCCTGAAACTTCCCCAACGATCGTTGGTTGTCAGCCTCCCTGTTCGTATGGATGACGGACGTGTCGAGGTCTTTACCGGCTACCGTGTTCAGCACGACTCGTCGCGTGGCCCTTCAAAAGGCGGCATTCGTTACCATCCCGACGTGAATCTTGGAGAAGTTGCCGCCCTGGCCATGTGGATGACGTGGAAATGTGCGCTGGCTGATTTGCCGTACGGTGGGGCGAAAGGTGGCGTGAAAGTTTCGCCCAAACGGTTGTCTCGAGCAGAACTGCAACGGTTGACCCGCCGCTACGCCGCAGAGATTTTCCCTCTGATTGGACCGGAGAAAGATGTGCCGGCGCCTGATGTCGGCACCGACGCACAGGTGATGGCCTGGATCATGGACACCTATAGCCAGCAAGTCGGGTATGCAGTCCCTGGTGTTGTCACAGGCAAGCCGCTATCGATTGGGGGAAGCCTGGGGAGGGAAGAGGCGACTGGCCGCGGAGTGGTGTACATTACGCTTGAAGCTTTGCGTCACTTGAAGATTGATGTCCGGAATACCACGGTCGCGATTCAAGGATTCGGGAATGTCGGTTCGCACACGGCTCTGATCATGCGAGAGTGCGGGGCTCGTGTGATAGCGGTCAGTGACGTGACCGGAGGACTCTACAACCCGGCTGGGCTCAACATCCCGGAACTGCTCCGCCGATACAAGACAGCTGGGGAACCGCTCAAAGACACGAAACTGGGTGATGCGATTACCAATGAAGAATTGCTCCAACTCGATTGCACAGTCTTGGTGCCTGCTGCACTCTCCGAGCAAATCACCACACGTAATGCCGCACAGCTCCGCTGCCGCGTACTAGTGGAAGGAGCGAACGGTCCGACGACGCTGGAGGCTGATCAGATCCTTGCAGACAAGGGTGTTTTTATTCTTCCGGATGTTCTTGCCAACTCGGGTGGCGTGATCGTGTCCTACTTCGAGTGGGTCCAGGACGTTCAGCGTTTCTTCTGGAAGGCCAAAGACATTCAAGAGCGGCTTCAAGAGATACAGAGTTCAGCGTTTCACCGGACTCTCCAGTTTGCGACAACCCAAAAGACCTCGATGCGTATGGCTGCTTTGATGAGCGGTATCGACAAGGTCGCTCAGGCGCATCTGCAAAGAGGATTGTATCCGTGA
- a CDS encoding group 1 truncated hemoglobin: MPVGRSLYDRLGGKTAISAVIDQFVVNVVADTRINARFATADIPKLKGHLIDQVCMAMGGPCTYSGRDMRTTHAGMKISNADFRALVEDLTRALDRFKVSANEREELLDLLAPMKKDIVEVP, translated from the coding sequence ATGCCAGTTGGGAGATCTTTGTATGATCGGTTGGGAGGCAAGACGGCCATATCCGCCGTGATCGATCAATTCGTTGTGAATGTGGTGGCGGATACAAGGATTAACGCACGGTTTGCGACTGCGGACATTCCGAAGCTGAAAGGACATCTGATCGATCAAGTGTGCATGGCGATGGGAGGTCCCTGCACCTACAGTGGTCGTGACATGAGAACCACGCATGCCGGGATGAAGATTTCAAACGCGGATTTTAGAGCGCTGGTCGAAGACCTGACCAGAGCGCTGGATAGATTCAAAGTTTCGGCAAATGAAAGGGAGGAATTGCTCGATCTTCTAGCGCCCATGAAGAAGGATATTGTTGAAGTTCCCTGA
- a CDS encoding D-alanyl-D-alanine carboxypeptidase family protein gives MPLTISALLRLFLGALLLLMSWGVTILSPSTALAEKDRVSASQAHPMFADGRPLPWRKVPAHSILLKELNSGRILYEHEAGKRLSPASLTKIMSALVILELGRLDDQVTVSKNAARAHKTHLRLKPGQVFRLEDLLKAMLIVSANDACLAAVEHVGGDEDQFVALMNAKAAALGLGDTHFSNACGFDGLDHYSTAEDLAQLSQIALQQPTFRQLVREERSIIVPVNGYRPYVLHNTNRLLGRIPGVEGIKTGFTSKAGRCLIAKVSQNGSDLLLVILNSNRRWDTAKNLINFGLQANSFIH, from the coding sequence ATGCCACTGACAATATCTGCCCTGTTGCGACTCTTTCTGGGTGCCTTACTCCTGCTTATGTCGTGGGGCGTCACAATCTTGTCACCCTCGACGGCATTGGCAGAAAAGGACCGGGTTTCTGCTTCGCAGGCCCATCCCATGTTCGCAGATGGGCGCCCTCTCCCATGGCGAAAAGTTCCTGCTCACAGCATTCTCCTCAAGGAATTGAATAGCGGGCGCATCCTTTATGAGCACGAGGCGGGAAAGCGTTTGTCTCCCGCCAGCTTAACCAAGATCATGTCGGCCCTGGTAATACTTGAACTAGGACGGCTGGACGATCAGGTGACGGTCAGTAAAAATGCGGCCCGTGCACACAAGACTCATTTGAGGTTGAAGCCGGGTCAAGTGTTCCGTCTGGAGGACCTCCTCAAAGCGATGCTGATCGTGTCGGCGAACGACGCCTGTCTAGCCGCGGTCGAGCATGTTGGTGGTGATGAAGACCAGTTCGTCGCGCTGATGAATGCCAAGGCCGCCGCCCTAGGCCTTGGAGATACGCATTTCAGCAATGCATGCGGATTTGACGGACTCGACCATTATTCTACAGCGGAGGATTTAGCGCAATTGAGCCAAATCGCGCTTCAACAGCCGACCTTCCGCCAGTTGGTTCGCGAAGAACGTTCGATCATCGTGCCGGTCAACGGTTATCGGCCCTATGTGCTTCACAACACGAACCGGCTCCTCGGTCGCATTCCCGGGGTTGAAGGGATCAAAACCGGCTTTACTTCCAAAGCAGGACGATGTCTCATTGCCAAAGTTTCCCAGAATGGAAGTGATCTCCTGCTGGTCATCCTTAACTCCAACCGTCGCTGGGACACAGCGAAGAACCTTATCAACTTCGGGCTTCAGGCGAACTCCTTCATCCATTGA
- a CDS encoding VCBS repeat-containing protein — MTARVQRGDSRLPRMLIVASIFSHLLTGGCSKQDPYVPPDLFYYFASYKVGKNPTTVNPVDLNQDGITDLVTTNIGSNTLSILLGNGDGTFRDQIQLHVCREPRSMAVSLFNRDQYPDVVLACSGSDEIAVLFGRADGKLDEGPQYPVHRTPVAITSGDLNGDQVPDLVVALRNDKVKVFLGTSAGEFQHGAQYEYGDTPTSVALADLNGDGKLDLAVTNGGPMSNAVSIWIGNGDGTFRGPTDYRSGKRPLGVSFGDFNDDRVQDMLVINGERDSFTTFLGKGDATFQAGRDSGADAGPNFGLARDFNGDRRADVAIVNLQSSDLSILFGRGDGTFEYPPRNYRTKAGPFAVAVYRVTTKEAEEPGLVTADNGNGSVSVFLHRGLKTGRVPASDAR; from the coding sequence ATGACGGCGAGAGTGCAGAGAGGCGATAGTCGTCTTCCAAGGATGCTGATCGTGGCGTCGATTTTCTCCCACCTGCTAACGGGAGGATGTTCGAAACAAGACCCCTATGTTCCTCCGGATTTGTTTTATTACTTCGCCAGTTACAAAGTTGGGAAAAATCCGACAACAGTCAATCCTGTAGATCTCAATCAAGACGGCATCACTGATCTCGTCACCACGAATATCGGCAGCAATACGCTCTCGATCTTGTTAGGGAATGGGGACGGGACCTTTCGTGATCAGATACAGCTTCACGTGTGCCGAGAGCCTCGTTCAATGGCGGTGAGTTTATTCAATCGAGATCAGTATCCGGACGTCGTCCTCGCATGCTCCGGAAGCGACGAAATCGCCGTCCTTTTCGGGCGCGCTGATGGGAAATTGGACGAAGGTCCTCAGTATCCAGTGCATCGCACGCCGGTTGCCATTACAAGTGGTGATCTCAACGGTGATCAAGTCCCTGATCTCGTCGTGGCACTCCGGAACGACAAGGTGAAAGTGTTTTTGGGAACAAGCGCAGGAGAATTTCAACATGGAGCGCAATACGAATATGGGGATACGCCGACATCGGTGGCGTTAGCCGATTTGAACGGCGATGGGAAGCTGGACCTCGCCGTCACCAACGGTGGACCGATGTCAAATGCAGTCTCAATCTGGATCGGGAATGGAGACGGAACATTTCGAGGTCCGACGGACTATCGGAGCGGGAAACGTCCGCTGGGGGTGAGCTTCGGAGACTTTAACGATGATCGAGTCCAAGACATGCTGGTCATCAATGGTGAACGGGACAGCTTTACGACGTTCTTAGGCAAAGGTGACGCCACATTCCAAGCCGGTCGCGATTCCGGTGCCGATGCCGGGCCGAACTTCGGGCTTGCCAGAGACTTCAATGGCGATCGCCGCGCAGATGTCGCGATCGTGAACCTGCAGTCGAGCGATTTGTCCATTCTATTTGGCCGAGGGGATGGGACATTTGAATATCCCCCAAGAAACTATCGAACGAAGGCCGGTCCTTTTGCTGTGGCAGTCTATCGGGTGACGACGAAAGAAGCCGAAGAACCTGGTCTCGTGACAGCTGACAATGGAAACGGATCCGTCTCCGTTTTTCTCCATCGAGGCTTGAAAACCGGGCGTGTTCCGGCTTCCGATGCTCGATGA
- a CDS encoding PCP reductase family protein encodes MSSSEPNEAVATDVRWTDGALKRMERAPAFLRGMVRRLAEKKARELGYTEITEETLDQFKSQMMGRMGGEAGMAAAADQMEQGNLPWTAAAKERLATVPEFMRGMIKQIAEEIARERGHLEVNVDLFERVEALGDLREAEGPPLEWTEGALARLQDKLKQSPPIAIEFVTDMLKRDTEDLAREKGMTLIDEATLLALWGAPQERVAWTDEAWKRLQTSPDFVRSGIRKAAERRARKLGLKEIDSDHLTTFRNQAMMKAVKRIRSFGYNELTFDAFDTAMEKTKRLQGNEQAEKRLQEIRGHFADPNTKKPEGGTLGAELMNRFRRYLKGEGTL; translated from the coding sequence ATGAGTTCTTCCGAACCGAACGAAGCAGTCGCAACCGACGTACGGTGGACTGATGGGGCATTAAAACGTATGGAGCGCGCTCCAGCGTTTCTGCGCGGAATGGTTCGTCGTCTTGCCGAGAAAAAAGCACGCGAACTAGGTTATACCGAAATCACCGAAGAGACCCTCGACCAATTCAAGAGTCAAATGATGGGTCGAATGGGTGGTGAAGCCGGTATGGCGGCGGCAGCCGACCAAATGGAGCAGGGAAATCTGCCGTGGACGGCGGCAGCAAAAGAGCGGCTCGCCACGGTTCCCGAGTTCATGCGCGGCATGATTAAACAGATAGCCGAGGAGATCGCACGAGAACGCGGGCATCTCGAAGTAAACGTTGATCTGTTCGAACGGGTCGAAGCGCTGGGCGATCTTCGAGAAGCGGAAGGTCCGCCGCTCGAGTGGACGGAGGGAGCATTGGCTCGACTTCAGGACAAGCTTAAGCAGTCTCCTCCGATCGCCATCGAGTTTGTGACGGACATGCTCAAGAGAGACACTGAGGATCTTGCCCGAGAAAAGGGTATGACGCTTATCGATGAAGCAACGCTGCTGGCGTTATGGGGGGCACCGCAGGAACGGGTAGCCTGGACGGATGAGGCGTGGAAACGGTTGCAGACATCGCCTGATTTTGTGCGGAGCGGAATTCGAAAGGCGGCGGAACGGCGAGCCCGCAAGCTCGGTCTCAAAGAGATTGACTCGGACCATCTCACCACGTTTCGAAATCAAGCGATGATGAAAGCTGTCAAGCGCATCCGCTCCTTTGGCTACAATGAGCTGACGTTTGACGCGTTTGACACGGCGATGGAAAAAACCAAGCGTCTTCAAGGCAATGAGCAGGCGGAGAAGCGTCTCCAAGAGATTCGTGGACATTTCGCTGATCCGAATACGAAAAAGCCGGAAGGCGGGACCCTCGGGGCCGAACTCATGAATCGGTTTCGTCGGTACCTTAAGGGTGAAGGAACGCTCTAA
- a CDS encoding HU family DNA-binding protein, whose protein sequence is MTKAQIIERVSEQVATLTKRQAEVVVNTIFDCVRDSLKNGDKTEIRGFGSFRLRARRMKEGRNPKTGATVAVPAKKVPFFKAGKELKELLNS, encoded by the coding sequence ATGACCAAGGCGCAGATTATCGAGCGAGTCTCGGAACAAGTCGCCACGTTGACGAAACGTCAGGCGGAGGTCGTGGTCAATACGATTTTTGATTGTGTCCGAGATTCATTGAAGAACGGCGACAAGACGGAGATCCGGGGCTTCGGCAGCTTTCGTCTGCGGGCGCGTCGGATGAAAGAAGGACGGAACCCCAAGACCGGGGCCACGGTGGCGGTCCCGGCCAAGAAGGTTCCCTTCTTCAAAGCCGGCAAGGAATTGAAAGAGTTGCTGAATTCATAG
- the sppA gene encoding signal peptide peptidase SppA, which translates to MSEEHSGKKTKWSAWRIVRWVLGGGILLLVLINLFFPDLDLSTEDRIALVRIEGVILDSQTTVGELKRFGENPSIKAIVLRIDSPGGGVVPSQEIYDAVQRVRNKSNKAVIASMGTVAASGGYYIAAATDRILANPGTLTGSIGVIMEMANIEGLLKKIGVEGVVIKSGRYKDVGSPLRKMSDEEQALLQSVMDDVHKQFIEAVAAGRSLEVADVKALADGRIFTGRQAKDAKLVDELGNLEDAIQLAADLSGIEGEPKVVEPRRRFSIRELLESRLPTLFPQLDFHSGVSLKYLMAY; encoded by the coding sequence ATGAGTGAAGAACATTCGGGCAAAAAGACCAAATGGAGCGCTTGGCGTATCGTGCGTTGGGTGCTCGGCGGCGGGATTCTTCTGCTCGTGCTCATCAATCTCTTCTTCCCGGATTTGGATTTATCGACCGAGGACCGGATCGCACTCGTGCGCATCGAAGGGGTCATCCTCGATTCCCAAACGACCGTTGGAGAGTTGAAACGGTTCGGAGAGAACCCTTCGATCAAAGCGATCGTCTTGCGTATCGACAGTCCCGGTGGCGGCGTCGTGCCGTCGCAGGAAATCTACGATGCTGTGCAGCGTGTCCGGAATAAGAGCAATAAAGCTGTTATCGCATCGATGGGGACGGTTGCCGCGTCAGGCGGTTATTATATTGCTGCCGCCACCGATCGAATCCTGGCCAACCCCGGGACGTTGACCGGAAGTATTGGTGTCATTATGGAGATGGCCAATATCGAAGGCCTCCTGAAGAAAATCGGAGTTGAAGGAGTAGTAATAAAGAGCGGGCGCTACAAAGATGTCGGCTCACCCCTCAGGAAAATGAGCGACGAGGAACAGGCTTTGCTGCAATCTGTCATGGACGATGTCCACAAACAGTTTATCGAAGCGGTCGCCGCCGGCCGATCTCTCGAAGTGGCCGACGTCAAAGCGCTTGCCGACGGGAGGATTTTCACCGGCCGACAAGCCAAAGATGCGAAACTGGTCGATGAGTTGGGTAATCTCGAAGACGCGATTCAGCTTGCCGCGGACCTCTCTGGGATCGAAGGGGAACCGAAAGTCGTGGAGCCTCGCCGAAGATTTTCTATCAGGGAGTTGTTGGAGTCGCGGTTACCCACGTTGTTCCCCCAGTTGGATTTTCACTCGGGTGTCAGTCTGAAGTATCTCATGGCGTACTAG